From Trichoderma atroviride chromosome 1, complete sequence, one genomic window encodes:
- a CDS encoding uncharacterized protein (EggNog:ENOG41~TransMembrane:12 (i63-82o133-152i164-187o193-213i233-253o259-281i340-364o384-402i431-450o456-477i489-512o518-541i)), protein MAGPKRRGDGRSPSPTVREIDDRNSDLTETSQLLGSNGLGARKDSWNNDLDFQHLPWWRRPSVFWLLGPYAVFTLAFGGIIVPKLNLILDLVCKQYFADEQLANPQFTYKPIVLGSDNPQCNIPAVQRNVAEFMLTLNLVIGGLSAIVAPKLGHLSDRYGRRKLMALASCGGVLSEIVTILCAKYPQTFNYRWMILGAVFDGITGSFTAGSILSQSYTSDCTPPSKRAVSIGYIHACLFTGLALGPLMAGYFVKWTGTLISIFYVALGCHTFFILFVRFVLPESLSKRRQMLAREKLLRSEAEQAGNEGSSSRILHNPFATLKILWPTGPGTSSRLRINLVALAVADTIIMGSMMAVGNVLMLYSEYMFGWGNFETSRFISSLSMIRVFVLMAIFPIINYVFRIRPAARRRRESGQPLIEANSGADNLDVWILRFALTSDLMGCLGYVLARNQHLFFASGMVTALGGLGSATVQAAVTKHVPASRIGQVLGAVGFMQALSRVVGPVLFNGLYAMTVGVFPQAIFVLLAGLFGIGLTCAFIIKPHIHWEDIGEEQDEQPSSQPSRRLADSAALLTANEEALI, encoded by the exons ATGGCTGGGCCGAAGCGGAGAGGTGATGGGCGGAGTCCAAGTCCGACGGTTCGCGAAATCGACGATCGCAACTCGGACCTCACAGAAACGTCCCAATTGCTTGGCTCTAATGGGCTTGGAGCAAGGAAAGACAGCTGGAACAACGACCTCGATTTCCAGCATCTGCCCTGGTGGCGCAGGCCCTCT GTATTCTGGCTTCTCGGGCCTTATGCCGTCTTCACCCTCgcttttggcggcatcatcgtTCCCAAGCTCAACTT AATCTTAGATCTTGTCTGCAAGCAATATTTTGCTGACGAACAGCTCGCTAACCCCCAATTCACGTATAAGCCCATTGTGTTGGGGTCCGACAACCCGCAATGCAACATTCCAGCCGTTCAGCGAAACGTCGCTGAATTCATGCTGACACTCAACCTCGTCATCGGTGGTCTGAGTGCGATTGTTGCTCCAAAGCTGGGCCATCTCTCTGATCGCTATGGCCGACGAAAGCTGATGGCTCTTGCATCCTGCGGTGGTGTTCTGAGTGAGATCGTCACCATCCTCTGCGCTAAATACCCTCAGACATTCAACTACCGGTGGATGATCCTCGGCGCAGTTTTTGATGGCATTACGGGCTCTTTTACCGCTGGCAGCATTCTCAGCCAGTCCTACACCAGCGACTGCACTCCTCCATCCAAGAGAGCCGTGTCCATTGGTTATATCCACGCTTGTCTCTTCACCggtcttgctcttggcccTCTCATGGCCGGTTACTTCGTCAAGTGGACTGGAACGCTCATCTCAATCTTCTATGTTGCTCTTGGCTGCCACAcattcttcattctctttgtTCGCTTCGTTTTGCCAGAATCACTCTCAAAGCGAAGGCAGATGCTAGCCCGTGAGAAGTTGCTAAGGTCTGAAGCTGAGCAAGCCGGCAATGAGGGGTCGTCATCTCGCATCCTTCATAACCCCTTTGCGACCCTCAAGATCTTGTGGCCAACTGGCCCCGGAACCTCTTCAAGACTCCGAATCAACTTGGTCGCACTAGCCGTCGCcgacaccatcatcatgggATCTATGATGGCTGTGGGTAACGTGCTGATGCTCTACAGCGAGTACATGTTCGGCTGGGGTAACTTTGAGACGTCTCGTTTCATTTCGTCCTTGTCCATGATTCGTGTCTTTGTTCTGATGGCCATTTTCCCGATTATCAACTACGTCTTCCGCATCCGACCAGCAGCACGCCGGCGACGAGAGTCCGGGCAACCCCTCATAGAAGCAAACTCTGGAGCAGACAATCTAGACGTTTGGATTCTTAGGTTTGCATTGACTTCAGATTTGATGGGATGCCTTGGATATGTCCTTGCTCGGAATCAAcacctcttctttgccagtGGAATGGTCACTGCCCTTGGAGGCCTTGGAAGCGCCACCGTCCAAGCAGCTGTCACCAAGCATGTTCCCGCGTCGCGCATTGGGCAGGTCCTTGGCGCCGTTGGTTTCATGCAGGCACTCTCACGGGTCGTTGGGCCCGTCCTATTCAACGGCTTGTACGCGATGACAGTTGGAGTCTTCCCACAAGCCATCTTTGTACTCCTTGCTGGACTGTTCGGCATCGGCTTGACATGTGCTTTCATCATAAAGCCCCATA TCCACTGGGAAGACATTGGAGAGGAACAGGATGAGCAACCATCGAGTCAACCCTCGAGGCGCCTTGCCGACAGCGCTGCCCTTCTCACAGCCAACGAGGAGGCGCTTATTTAG
- a CDS encoding uncharacterized protein (EggNog:ENOG41~TransMembrane:12 (i20-45o57-78i90-113o119-139i151-170o190-214i288-308o350-369i381-400o406-430i442-461o481-499i)) — MVLTKQARLRNPDDFPTLQLFLLAIVRLAEPIALTSIFPYAWALVKRFKIGNEQDASFYSGLLISSFALAEALMGMYWGGLSDRIGRKPVLILGCVGTMFSMIMVGFASNIWVALAGRAIGGLLNGNIGVIQTMVGELVTKPEHEPRAFSVMPFVWSIGTIVGPCIGGTFADPHESWPNAFPKGSLFERYPYLLPNLVCAALLFVSIVMGFLLLEETHPDMQPRVLLPADTYVSEETPLLETSDAIKRPAVDLRAETYGTIRDSSSSDECPQRSSNEMPTEKTKPAPIWNQRIVGFILSLCIFTYHSMTYDHLMPIFFEDERVSVNTLSKLGASSPFYSPGGLGLSLREVGMIMAVNGVIALFVQAVIFPLAAERFGVFRLFLIVTVLHPIIYAIVPMLLFVPESLLFPAIYLCLAVRNVLSITLYPLLLILIKGATPSASALGKVNGLAASAGAACRMIAPPVAGYLYTLGSQVDCTALPWYASSLVAIAGAIHCFTVPRDRDCPRSKDDAERQIIPATPAEVSVEDVE, encoded by the exons ATGGTCCTAACAAAGCAGGCACGTCTTCGCAACCCGGACGACTTCCCAACCCTTCAACTCTTCCTCCTCG CCATTGTTCGCCTTGCTGAGCCCATCGCCCTCACTTCCATCTTTCCCTATGCCTGGGCTCTTGTCAAGAGATTCAAGATTGGAAACGAGCAAGATGCCTCCTTCTACTCGGGTCTCCTCATCTCATCCTTCGCCCTCGCCGAGGCCCTGATGGGCATGTACTGGGGCGGCTTGTCGGATCGCATCGGCCGCAAGCCCGTACTGATCCTCGGCTGTGTGGGAACCATGTTCAGCATGATCATGGTGGGATTTGCTTCCAACATCTGGGTCGCCTTGGCCGGGCGTGCAATAGGAGGCCTTCTCAACGGCAACATTGGCGTCATCCAGACCATGGTCGGTGAACTTGTCACCAAGCCTGAGCATGAGC CGCGCGCCTTCTCCGTCATGCCTTTTGTGTGGAGCATTGGAACCATCGTGGGCCCTTGCATTGGTGGAACCTTTGCTGACCCTCACGAGTCTTGGCCCAATGCTTTCCCCAAAGGCTCCTTGTTCGAGCGATATCCCTACCTCCTGCCCAACCTCGTATGCGCTGCTCTCTTGTTCGTCAGCATCGTCATGGGATTCCTTCTCCTAGAGGAAACCCACCCTGATATGCAACCTCGAGTTCTACTCCCCGCAGATACCTACGTTTCAGAAGAGACACCGCTGCTCGAGACTTCAGACGCCATCAAGCGACCAGCAGTGGACCTTCGCGCGGAGACTTATGGAACCATTcgagacagcagcagcagcgacgagtGCCCGCAGCGAAGCTCCAACGAGATGCCTACGGAAAAGACGAAGCCTGCCCCTATCTGGAACCAGCGCATCGTCGGCTTCATCCTGTCTCTGTGCATCTTCACCTACCACTCAATGACCTACGATCACCTCATGCCAATCTTCTTTGAAGATGAGCGTGTTTCGGTAAATACTCTCTCCAAACTCGGTGCTTCTTCACCCTTCTACTCTCCTGGTGGCTTGGGCCTTTCCCTTCGCGAAGTGGGCATGATCATGGCTGTCAATGGAGTAATCGCTCTCTTTGTCCAGGCCGTCATCTTCCCCTTGGCAGCGGAAAGGTTCGGTGTGTTCCGACTCTTCCTCATTGTCACGGTTCTACACCCCATCATCTATGCCATTGTTCCAATGCTGCTTTTCGTCCCCGAATCCTTGCTCTTCCCCGCCATCTACCTATGCCTTGCCGTACGCAACGTCCTTTCCATCACACTCTACCCCCTCCTCCTTATCCTAATTAAAGGAGCTACCCCTTCCGCGAGTGCCCTGGGCAAAGTCAATGGCTTAGCCGccagcgctggagctgcttgTCGCATGATTGCACCGCCAGTCGCAGGCTACCTCTACACGTTGGGCAGCCAGGTTGACTGCACTGCCTTGCCATGGTACGCCAGTTCTCTGGTCGCCATTGCCGGCGCTATCCACTGCTTCACCGTTCCCCGCGATCGTGATTGCCCGCGATCAAAGGACGACGCTGAGCGACAAATTATCCCTGCCACCCCCGCTGAAGTTTCAGTTGAGGATGTGGAGTGA
- a CDS encoding uncharacterized protein (EggNog:ENOG41~TransMembrane:12 (i76-95o146-165i177-200o206-226i246-266o272-294i353-377o397-415i444-463o469-490i502-525o531-554i)), protein MGGVQVRRFAKSTIATRTSQKRPNCLALMGLEQGKTAGTTTSISSICPGGAGPLYAFLDADEQFATQIRPNKHMQVFWLLGPYAVFTLAFGGIIVPKLNLILDLVCKQYFADEQLANPQFTYKPIVLGSDNPQCNIPAVQRNVAEFMLTLNLVIGGLSAIVAPKLGHLSDRYGRRKLMALASCGGVLSEIVTILCAKYPQTFNYRWMILGAVFDGITGSFTAGSILSQSYTSDCTPPSKRAVSIGYIHACLFTGLALGPLMAGYFVKWTGTLISIFYVALGCHTFFILFVRFVLPESLSKRRQMLAREKLLRSEAEQAGNEGSSSRILHNPFATLKILWPTGPGTSSRLRINLVALAVADTIIMGSMMAVGNVLMLYSEYMFGWGNFETSRFISSLSMIRVFVLMAIFPIINYVFRIRPAARRRRESGQPLIEANSGADNLDVWILRFALTSDLMGCLGYVLARNQHLFFASGMVTALGGLGSATVQAAVTKHVPASRIGQVLGAVGFMQALSRVVGPVLFNGLYAMTVGVFPQAIFVLLAGLFGIGLTCAFIIKPHIHWEDIGEEQDEQPSSQPSRRLADSAALLTANEEALI, encoded by the exons ATGGGCGGAGTCCAAGTCCGACGGTTCGCGAAATCGACGATCGCAACTCGGACCTCACAGAAACGTCCCAATTGCTTGGCTCTAATGGGCTTGGAGCAAGGAAAGACAGCTGGAACAACGACCTCGATTTCCAGCATCTGCCCTGGTGGCGCAGGCCCTCTGTATGCTTTCCTTGATGCCGACGAGCAATTCGCAACACAGATAAGACCTAACAAGCACATGCAGGTATTCTGGCTTCTCGGGCCTTATGCCGTCTTCACCCTCgcttttggcggcatcatcgtTCCCAAGCTCAACTT AATCTTAGATCTTGTCTGCAAGCAATATTTTGCTGACGAACAGCTCGCTAACCCCCAATTCACGTATAAGCCCATTGTGTTGGGGTCCGACAACCCGCAATGCAACATTCCAGCCGTTCAGCGAAACGTCGCTGAATTCATGCTGACACTCAACCTCGTCATCGGTGGTCTGAGTGCGATTGTTGCTCCAAAGCTGGGCCATCTCTCTGATCGCTATGGCCGACGAAAGCTGATGGCTCTTGCATCCTGCGGTGGTGTTCTGAGTGAGATCGTCACCATCCTCTGCGCTAAATACCCTCAGACATTCAACTACCGGTGGATGATCCTCGGCGCAGTTTTTGATGGCATTACGGGCTCTTTTACCGCTGGCAGCATTCTCAGCCAGTCCTACACCAGCGACTGCACTCCTCCATCCAAGAGAGCCGTGTCCATTGGTTATATCCACGCTTGTCTCTTCACCggtcttgctcttggcccTCTCATGGCCGGTTACTTCGTCAAGTGGACTGGAACGCTCATCTCAATCTTCTATGTTGCTCTTGGCTGCCACAcattcttcattctctttgtTCGCTTCGTTTTGCCAGAATCACTCTCAAAGCGAAGGCAGATGCTAGCCCGTGAGAAGTTGCTAAGGTCTGAAGCTGAGCAAGCCGGCAATGAGGGGTCGTCATCTCGCATCCTTCATAACCCCTTTGCGACCCTCAAGATCTTGTGGCCAACTGGCCCCGGAACCTCTTCAAGACTCCGAATCAACTTGGTCGCACTAGCCGTCGCcgacaccatcatcatgggATCTATGATGGCTGTGGGTAACGTGCTGATGCTCTACAGCGAGTACATGTTCGGCTGGGGTAACTTTGAGACGTCTCGTTTCATTTCGTCCTTGTCCATGATTCGTGTCTTTGTTCTGATGGCCATTTTCCCGATTATCAACTACGTCTTCCGCATCCGACCAGCAGCACGCCGGCGACGAGAGTCCGGGCAACCCCTCATAGAAGCAAACTCTGGAGCAGACAATCTAGACGTTTGGATTCTTAGGTTTGCATTGACTTCAGATTTGATGGGATGCCTTGGATATGTCCTTGCTCGGAATCAAcacctcttctttgccagtGGAATGGTCACTGCCCTTGGAGGCCTTGGAAGCGCCACCGTCCAAGCAGCTGTCACCAAGCATGTTCCCGCGTCGCGCATTGGGCAGGTCCTTGGCGCCGTTGGTTTCATGCAGGCACTCTCACGGGTCGTTGGGCCCGTCCTATTCAACGGCTTGTACGCGATGACAGTTGGAGTCTTCCCACAAGCCATCTTTGTACTCCTTGCTGGACTGTTCGGCATCGGCTTGACATGTGCTTTCATCATAAAGCCCCATA TCCACTGGGAAGACATTGGAGAGGAACAGGATGAGCAACCATCGAGTCAACCCTCGAGGCGCCTTGCCGACAGCGCTGCCCTTCTCACAGCCAACGAGGAGGCGCTTATTTAG
- a CDS encoding uncharacterized protein (BUSCO:EOG092D16LD), translating to MPVVKGGVWTNIEDEILKASVSKYGLNQWARVSSLLARKTAKQCKARWNEWLDPSIKKIEWSKEEDEKLLHLAKIMPTQWRTIAPIVGRTANQCLERYQKLLDEAEARESSGLGLMGPDGGETQAPSADDVRRLRPGELDPDPETKPARPDTIDLDEDEKEMLSEARARLANTQGKKAKRKARERQQEESRRLATLQKRRELKTAGINIKVTTRKQGEMDYNADIPFERKAAAGFYDTSEEKVKNDLQRAAFDPRKQQLASKRKGDGDEDNERKRRKNDKEGISESQKAAIKAGQMQRIREAEQSSKRRPLNLPAPQVGDGELEDIVKMGKMGEAANSLARESDNDATRGFVNSYSTLNTNAPIRTPRAPAQEDHIANEIRNIRALNDTQSALLGGENTPLHQGAGSTGFEGIAPRKHVMATPNPLATPLRNGGANGAAPGQTPMRTPRDTFALNQEDGMSMTGATPRDIRNREMAMRNQLRAGLAALPKPKDTEWEFEIPDEQKETVAADDAMEEDAADRDRRERERREAAEALERRRRTQVMQRGLPRPVVVDLTDLMKRAKAIDDPSAALIAAETAALMAHDAIKFPLSGSQVKGKPSPLAQIDDSSLADARLRIISETKPLPSFEDIQAAFESRANGDSLLLGLGCYNDDEDEQDAAMRAAFDSVQDSIMASAEEDAKLEKKLTLHLGGYQKRQKMLKDKVSDAADALDKAKVALSGFKILAINEDTAINRRLASLRDEVNFISRREREAQEEYQKAKEELEALRSANINGYH from the exons ATGCCGGTCGTCAAGGGAGGCGTCTGGACCAACATCGAGGACGAGATCCTCAAGGCGTCCGTCTCCAAGTATGGCCTCAATCAATGGGCACGCGTGTCCTCGCTGCTGGCGCGCAAGACGGCCAAGCAGTGCAAGGCCAGATGGAACGAATGGCTGGACCCgagcatcaagaagattgagtggagcaaggaggaggacgagaagctgctgcatctcgccAAGATTATGCCCACCCAATGGCGCACCATTGCTCCCATAGTCGGCCGGACTGCGAACCAATGTCTCGAGCGAtaccagaagctgctggatgaggctgaggcccGCGAATCGTCGGGCCTTGGCCTTATGGGACCAGACGGTGGCGAGACGCAAGCACCAAGTGCCGACGATGTTAGGAGATTGCGGCCGGGAGAGCTTGACCCGGATCCAGAGACGAAGCCCGCTCGACCGGATACCATCGATctcgacgaagacgaaaaggagATGCTCAGCGAGGCTCGTGCTCGTCTAGCCAACACACagggcaaaaaggcaaagagaaAGGCTCGAGAACGCCAGCAGGAAGAGTCCCGTCGCCTTGCGACTCTGCAGAAGCGGCGAGAGCTTAAAACGGCCggcatcaacatcaaggtTACCACGCGAAAGCAGGGCGAGATGGACTACAACGCAGATATCCCATTCGAAAGGAAGGCCGCCGCTGGATTCTACGACACTTCGGAAGAGAAAGTAAAAAATGACTTGCAGCGTGCGGCATTCGATCCGAGAAAACAGCAGCTTGCTAGCAAGCGGaaaggcgacggcgacgaggataACGAACGCAAAAGGAGGAAGAACGACAAGGAGGGCATTTCAGAATCACAAAAAGCTGCCATCAAAGCAGGCCAGATGCAGAGGATTCGAGAGGCCGAACAAAGCAGCAAGCGCCGTCCTCTAAACTTGCCAGCACCGCAAGTAGGagacggcgagctggaggatATTGTAAAGATGGGCAAAATGGGCGAAGCCGCCAACTCTTTGGCTAGAGAAAGCGACAATGATGCGACGCGAGGATTCGTCAACTCGTATTCGACTCTTAATACAAATGCTCCGATCCGAACACCTAGAGCGCCTGCACAGGAGGACCACATCGCCAACGAAATCCGTAACATCCGGGCCCTAAATGATACCCAATCTGCTCTGCTGGGTGGTGAGAATACCCCTCTTCACCAGGGAGCTGGCTCAACCGGATTTGAGGGCATTGCTCCTCGGAAACATGTTATGGCGACCCCCAATCCTCTAGCTACACCCTTAAGAAATGGTGGAGCGAACGGTGCTGCTCCTGGCCAAACACCGATGCGGACTCCACGAGATACTTTTGCTCTCAATCAAGAGGACGGAATGTCAATGACAGGTGCAACCCCTCGAGACATTAGAAACAGGGAGATGGCCATGCGGAATCAGCTGCGCGCTGGACTGGCTGCGCTGCCCAAGCCGAAAGACACCGAGTGGGAGTTTGAGATACCAGACGAGCAAAAGGAGACTGTGGCTGCCGATGATGCCATGGAAGAGGATGCTGCTGACCGGGATCGACGAGAGCGTGaaagacgagaagctgcagaggcgCTTGAACGGCGACGACGGACTCAAGTAATGCAGAGAGGGCTTCCACGGCCCGTAGTTGTCGACTTGACAGACCTgatgaagagagcaaaggcgATTGACGATCCGTCCGCGGCACTCATTGCGGCGGAGACGGCCGCTCTGATGGCTCATGATGCTATCAAGTTCCCGCTGAGCGGCTCTCAAGTCAAGGGCAAGCCTTCGCCTCTGGCCCAGATAGACGACAGCTCCCTCGCCGACGCCCGCCTTCGAATTATCTCTGAAACTAAGCCGCTGCCGAGTTTTGAGGATATCCAAGCAGCCTTTGAAAGCAGGGCCAATGGAGACTCTTTGCTTCTGGGATTAGGGTGTTAtaacgatgatgaggatgagcaAGATGCCGCTATGCGAGCTGCCTTTGAC AGCGTTCAAGATTCCATCATGGCTTCAGCAGAGGAAGACGCAaagctcgagaagaagctcacgTTGCATCTGGGTGGGTACCAGAAGCGGCAAAAGATGCTCAAAGACAAGGTATCGGATGCGGCAGACGCTTTGGACAAGGCAAAGGTAGCCCTCAGCGGGTTCAAGATACTGGCCATCAACGAGGATACAGCCATCAACCGACGACTGGCGTCACTGCGAGATGAAGTCAATTTCATTAgccgaagagagagagaggcacaGGAGGAAtaccaaaaggccaaagaagagctagAAGCTCTACGATCGGCAAACATTAACGGATACCATTAA